One Etheostoma spectabile isolate EspeVRDwgs_2016 unplaced genomic scaffold, UIUC_Espe_1.0 scaffold00009003, whole genome shotgun sequence DNA segment encodes these proteins:
- the LOC116678975 gene encoding splicing factor 3B subunit 1 isoform X2, producing the protein MAKIAKTHEDIEAQILEIQGMKATLLEEGDQGVGLDSTGFYDQEIYGGSDSRFAGYVTSIAANEQEEDEEEDSTTSLLGQKKPGYHAPVAILNAIPQSDEQYDPFAEHRPPKIAEREDEYKARRRQMIISPERLDPFADAVLFCQSCTALC; encoded by the exons ATGGCGAAGATCGCCAAGACGCACGAAG ACATCGAGGCCCAGATCCTGGAGATCCAGGGGATGAAGGCCACCCTGCTGGAGGAGGGAGATCAGGGCGTGGGCCTGGACTCCACCGGCTTCTACGACCAGGAGATCTATGGAGGCAGCGACAGCCGCTTTGCTGGTTACGTCACGTCAATCGCTGCCAATGAACAGGAGGAA gatgaagaagaggactCAACAACAAGCTTGTTGGGACAAAAGAAGCCAGGGTACCACGCACCAGTGGCCATACTCAACGCCATTCCTCAGTCAGACGAGCAA TACGACCCATTTGCGGAGCATCGTCCACCAAAGATCGCAGAGCGGGAAGATGAATACAAAGCCCGGCGCAGACAGATGATCATCTCACCCGAGCGTCTCGACCCTTTTGCAGATG CAGTACTGTTTTGCCAGTCCTGTACTGCACTCTGTTAA
- the LOC116678975 gene encoding splicing factor 3B subunit 1 isoform X3 — MAKIAKTHEDIEAQILEIQGMKATLLEEGDQGVGLDSTGFYDQEIYGGSDSRFAGYVTSIAANEQEEDEEEDSTTSLLGQKKPGYHAPVAILNAIPQSDEQYDPFAEHRPPKIAEREDEYKARRRQMIISPERLDPFADGFFSAG; from the exons ATGGCGAAGATCGCCAAGACGCACGAAG ACATCGAGGCCCAGATCCTGGAGATCCAGGGGATGAAGGCCACCCTGCTGGAGGAGGGAGATCAGGGCGTGGGCCTGGACTCCACCGGCTTCTACGACCAGGAGATCTATGGAGGCAGCGACAGCCGCTTTGCTGGTTACGTCACGTCAATCGCTGCCAATGAACAGGAGGAA gatgaagaagaggactCAACAACAAGCTTGTTGGGACAAAAGAAGCCAGGGTACCACGCACCAGTGGCCATACTCAACGCCATTCCTCAGTCAGACGAGCAA TACGACCCATTTGCGGAGCATCGTCCACCAAAGATCGCAGAGCGGGAAGATGAATACAAAGCCCGGCGCAGACAGATGATCATCTCACCCGAGCGTCTCGACCCTTTTGCAGATG